A genomic region of Manihot esculenta cultivar AM560-2 chromosome 15, M.esculenta_v8, whole genome shotgun sequence contains the following coding sequences:
- the LOC110601514 gene encoding probable N-acetyltransferase HLS1 isoform X1: MAASLFKKDFRHYQLIFPISSLPSILRKEMVDKLENKVLIREYNEDRDIKVVGKLEKNCEIGSNKEVSIFTNMMGDPLRRIRFYPVHIMLVAELRENGELVGVVRGCIKCVGTRFGATYVRLGCILGLRVSPKHRRMGIGLKLVKSVEEWLVGNGAQYTFLATEKNNVASTNLFTSKCNYTNFSSLVIFVQPTSLPVKGLSQDIKIEKLQINQAISLYNNRLRGKDIYPTDIDAILKEKLSLGTWVSYFKAEEWIILHSNNEKNNEEDIISKTPSSWAIFSIWNSCEAYKFHIRKSYHPLKFFHATLSHARDKIFPCLKLPICDSLQKPFGFLFLYGLYGEGARLQELVKSIWSFASRLAENVKESKVIITELGVSDPLMEYVSHESSVSCIDDLWYLKKANGLDEQVALDQVGNVFVDPRDF; this comes from the exons ATGGCAGCTAGCCTATTCAAGAAAGACTTCAGACATTATCAATTAATATTTCCCATCTCATCTCTTCCTAGTATTTTACGCAAAGAAATGGTTGACAAGTTAGAGAACAAGGTGCTTATTAGGGAATACAATGAAGACAGAGATATTAAAGTGGTGGGGAAGCTTGAGAAGAATTGTGAGATAGGGTCTAATAAGGAGGTCTCCATTTTCACCAACATGATGGGTGACCCCTTACGTAGGATTAGGTTCTATCCTGTTCATATTATGCTG GTTGCGGAGCTGCGTGAAAATGGGGAACTTGTCGGTGTGGTTAGAGGATGCATCAAGTGTGTGGGGACTAGATTTGGAGCAACTTATGTGAGGTTAGGCTGCATCCTGGGCCTTCGAGTCTCTCCCAAGCATCG ACGGATGGGGATTGGATTAAAACTTGTCAAGTCAGTTGAAGAATGGCTTGTGGGAAATGGAGCACAATATACTTTCCTAGCAACTGAAAAGAACAATGTGGCCTCTACCAATCTCTTCACTTCCAAGTGTAACTACACCAACTTTAGTTCACTGGTGATATTTGTTCAGCCAACTAGTCTCCCTGTGAAAGGGTTGTCTCAAGATATTAAGATAGAAAAGCTGCAAATAAACCAAGCAATTTCTTTGTACAATAACCGGCTAAGAGGCAAAGATATATATCCAACAGATATTGATGCTATATTGAAGGAAAAGCTGAGCCTTGGTACTTGGGTTTCTTATTTTAAAGCAGAGGAGTGGATTATCTTGCACAGCAATAATGAGAAGAATAATGAAGAAGACATCATTAGTAAAACTCCGAGTTCTTGGGCCATCTTTAGCATATGGAACTCTTGTGAGGCATACAAGTTTCATATTCGAAAGTCTTATCATCCACTTAAGTTTTTTCATGCAACTCTAAGCCATGCAAGAGACAAGATTTTCCCTTGCCTTAAATTGCCAATTTGCGACTCACTGCAGAAACCATTTGGTTTCCTATTTCTCTATGGGCTTTATGGAGAGGGAGCAAGGCTACAAGAGCTGGTGAAATCGATATGGAGCTTTGCGTCAAGATTGGCTGAAAATGTGAAGGAGAGCAAGGTGATTATTACTGAGTTAGGGGTCTCCGATCCACTAATGGAGTATGTTTCCCATGAGTCTTCTGTGTCGTGCATTGATGATCTTTGGTACTTGAAGAAAGCGAATGGCCTGGATGAACAGGTGGCCCTGGATCAAGTGGGAAATGTATTTGTTGATCCAAGAGATTTTTAG
- the LOC110601514 gene encoding probable N-acetyltransferase HLS1 isoform X2 → MPISVDNFRKMRSLSRVAELRENGELVGVVRGCIKCVGTRFGATYVRLGCILGLRVSPKHRRMGIGLKLVKSVEEWLVGNGAQYTFLATEKNNVASTNLFTSKCNYTNFSSLVIFVQPTSLPVKGLSQDIKIEKLQINQAISLYNNRLRGKDIYPTDIDAILKEKLSLGTWVSYFKAEEWIILHSNNEKNNEEDIISKTPSSWAIFSIWNSCEAYKFHIRKSYHPLKFFHATLSHARDKIFPCLKLPICDSLQKPFGFLFLYGLYGEGARLQELVKSIWSFASRLAENVKESKVIITELGVSDPLMEYVSHESSVSCIDDLWYLKKANGLDEQVALDQVGNVFVDPRDF, encoded by the exons ATGCCCATTTCAGTGGACAATTTTCGCAAGATGCGGTCCTTATCACga GTTGCGGAGCTGCGTGAAAATGGGGAACTTGTCGGTGTGGTTAGAGGATGCATCAAGTGTGTGGGGACTAGATTTGGAGCAACTTATGTGAGGTTAGGCTGCATCCTGGGCCTTCGAGTCTCTCCCAAGCATCG ACGGATGGGGATTGGATTAAAACTTGTCAAGTCAGTTGAAGAATGGCTTGTGGGAAATGGAGCACAATATACTTTCCTAGCAACTGAAAAGAACAATGTGGCCTCTACCAATCTCTTCACTTCCAAGTGTAACTACACCAACTTTAGTTCACTGGTGATATTTGTTCAGCCAACTAGTCTCCCTGTGAAAGGGTTGTCTCAAGATATTAAGATAGAAAAGCTGCAAATAAACCAAGCAATTTCTTTGTACAATAACCGGCTAAGAGGCAAAGATATATATCCAACAGATATTGATGCTATATTGAAGGAAAAGCTGAGCCTTGGTACTTGGGTTTCTTATTTTAAAGCAGAGGAGTGGATTATCTTGCACAGCAATAATGAGAAGAATAATGAAGAAGACATCATTAGTAAAACTCCGAGTTCTTGGGCCATCTTTAGCATATGGAACTCTTGTGAGGCATACAAGTTTCATATTCGAAAGTCTTATCATCCACTTAAGTTTTTTCATGCAACTCTAAGCCATGCAAGAGACAAGATTTTCCCTTGCCTTAAATTGCCAATTTGCGACTCACTGCAGAAACCATTTGGTTTCCTATTTCTCTATGGGCTTTATGGAGAGGGAGCAAGGCTACAAGAGCTGGTGAAATCGATATGGAGCTTTGCGTCAAGATTGGCTGAAAATGTGAAGGAGAGCAAGGTGATTATTACTGAGTTAGGGGTCTCCGATCCACTAATGGAGTATGTTTCCCATGAGTCTTCTGTGTCGTGCATTGATGATCTTTGGTACTTGAAGAAAGCGAATGGCCTGGATGAACAGGTGGCCCTGGATCAAGTGGGAAATGTATTTGTTGATCCAAGAGATTTTTAG